A part of Jiangella alba genomic DNA contains:
- a CDS encoding protein O-GlcNAcase, giving the protein MLLPRPHRLVTARIPERDEVGVGSVVIEAGAHCDTAAAVLADLPTAPGGEPITVAVTVDEARGGPPEGYRLVVDGTHVTITGSDPAGAFYGAQTLRALTADGVLPPVTVEDRPDLRWRGTIEGFYGPPWSHADRLAHLEFAGRHKLNTYVYAPKDDPYHRKQWREPYPEAELARIGELVTAARSSHVRFVFSVSPGLSMVYSDRAELDLLLAKFEQVRAVGVEDFALLFDDIAPDLEHEADRTAFGTAPGSSARAHAAVCRAVIERLERPLIMVPTDYAGIEATPHRDQLAAELPTDVLVWWTGRDVVVGDITRAEIDAAARSYGHELLLWDNFPVNDFDFPRLFLGPLVGRTTDLDGAPLAGITANPMPHEAASRIAVATVADWAWNLAAYDPADAHERALDAVGATEAVRTLARACTSWPPSAPQDPELSALIEAALGGSPAAADALRDRFEAMVAAAPDDDRAPDPAPQAADQRERRVSEPTRRVGSLPTGAGSTYQLAAAPQAVASDPADDSRPADGSQRSADESQPTADEQRRSAERMEREVTPWLVALADTGRAGLAALAALAPSAGDAGRTTAAQALAVAEAHEEQNILRGVVPPFVRAVLDRG; this is encoded by the coding sequence ATGCTGCTCCCGCGTCCTCACCGCCTCGTGACGGCCAGGATCCCCGAGCGTGACGAGGTCGGCGTCGGGTCCGTCGTCATCGAGGCCGGCGCACACTGCGACACCGCGGCCGCCGTGCTGGCGGACCTGCCGACGGCGCCCGGCGGCGAGCCGATCACCGTCGCCGTCACCGTCGACGAAGCGCGCGGCGGGCCGCCGGAGGGCTACCGCCTGGTCGTCGACGGAACCCACGTCACGATCACCGGGTCGGACCCGGCCGGCGCGTTCTACGGCGCTCAGACGCTACGGGCGCTGACGGCGGACGGCGTGCTGCCGCCGGTGACCGTCGAGGACCGCCCTGACCTGCGCTGGCGCGGCACGATCGAGGGCTTCTACGGCCCGCCGTGGTCGCACGCCGACCGGCTGGCGCACCTGGAGTTCGCCGGCCGGCACAAGCTCAACACATACGTCTACGCACCGAAGGACGACCCGTACCACCGCAAGCAGTGGCGCGAGCCGTACCCGGAAGCCGAGCTGGCGCGCATCGGCGAACTGGTCACCGCGGCACGGAGCTCGCACGTGCGCTTCGTCTTCTCCGTCTCGCCCGGGCTCTCGATGGTCTACAGCGACCGGGCCGAGCTGGACCTGCTGCTCGCGAAGTTCGAGCAGGTCCGCGCGGTCGGCGTCGAGGACTTCGCGCTGCTGTTCGACGACATCGCGCCGGACCTCGAGCACGAGGCGGATCGGACGGCGTTCGGCACGGCGCCGGGGTCGTCGGCGCGGGCGCACGCCGCCGTCTGCCGCGCCGTCATCGAGCGGCTGGAGCGGCCGCTGATCATGGTCCCGACCGACTACGCCGGCATCGAGGCGACGCCGCACCGCGACCAGCTCGCCGCCGAGCTCCCGACCGATGTGCTGGTGTGGTGGACCGGCCGCGACGTGGTCGTCGGCGACATCACGCGGGCCGAGATCGACGCGGCCGCGCGCTCCTACGGCCACGAACTGCTGCTCTGGGACAACTTCCCGGTCAACGACTTCGACTTCCCGCGGCTGTTCCTCGGCCCGCTCGTCGGCCGGACGACGGACCTGGACGGCGCGCCGCTGGCCGGGATCACGGCGAACCCGATGCCGCACGAGGCCGCGTCGCGGATCGCCGTCGCGACCGTCGCCGACTGGGCGTGGAACCTGGCGGCGTACGACCCGGCCGACGCGCATGAGCGCGCACTGGACGCCGTTGGGGCCACGGAGGCGGTGCGGACGCTGGCCCGCGCATGTACGTCGTGGCCGCCGTCGGCGCCGCAGGATCCGGAACTGTCGGCGTTGATCGAGGCCGCACTGGGTGGCTCGCCCGCGGCGGCGGACGCGTTGCGGGACCGGTTCGAGGCGATGGTCGCCGCCGCCCCCGACGACGACCGTGCGCCGGATCCCGCGCCGCAGGCCGCTGACCAGCGCGAACGCCGAGTGTCTGAGCCCACCCGTAGGGTGGGGTCCCTCCCTACCGGGGCGGGGTCCACCTACCAGCTCGCGGCGGCGCCACAAGCCGTCGCGTCGGATCCGGCCGACGATTCGCGCCCGGCCGACGGGTCGCAGCGGTCGGCCGACGAGTCGCAGCCCACGGCCGACGAGCAGCGGCGGTCGGCCGAGCGGATGGAGCGCGAGGTCACGCCGTGGCTGGTCGCGTTGGCCGACACCGGCCGGGCCGGGCTGGCCGCCCTGGCGGCGCTCGCCCCGTCGGCCGGCGACGCGGGCCGGACGACGGCCGCCCAGGCGCTCGCCGTCGCCGAGGCGCACGAGGAGCAGAACATCCTCCGCGGCGTCGTGCCACCCTTCGTACGCGCCGTCCTCGACCGGGGTTGA
- a CDS encoding GH1 family beta-glucosidase, producing MTFRFPPDFLWGAATSAYQVEGSLDVDGRGESVWDVFARRPGAIEGGGDGSLASDSYRRWADDVELIASLGLNAYRFSVGWSRILPDGRGRVEQRGLDHYERFVDALLARGVTPVLTLNHWDMPQALMADGGWTARSCVDAFAEFTTAVAERLADRVEWWITQNEPWIIALLGYQLGLHAPGVRDLGASVAAGHHVLLAHGAGADVLRAHRGVRVGAALSLFPCDPATPSEEDAAAAWGSDGYVNRWYLDPLAGRGYPTDMREHYERALGRPLSAIRDGDEDAIAGRSDFLGVNYYTRRVMAAAPPGPFPWRVVGPAGDVARTDEGWEVAPDSLRDLLLRLHRDYPFPLVVTENGGVFGDAPLHDGRVRDVRRQAFLRAHVRAMGEAMAGGADVRGYLHWSLLDNFEWSLGYRPRFGLVHVDYPTGRRTVKDSGRLYARIVAAGGLDGIEEDA from the coding sequence ATGACCTTCCGTTTCCCGCCGGACTTCCTGTGGGGTGCGGCCACCTCGGCGTACCAGGTCGAGGGCAGCCTCGACGTGGACGGCCGGGGCGAGTCGGTCTGGGACGTCTTCGCCCGGCGGCCGGGCGCCATCGAGGGCGGCGGTGACGGCTCGCTGGCCAGCGACTCGTACCGCCGCTGGGCCGACGACGTCGAGCTGATCGCGTCGCTGGGGCTGAACGCCTACCGGTTCTCGGTCGGCTGGTCGCGGATCCTGCCCGACGGCCGGGGCCGGGTCGAGCAGCGCGGACTGGACCACTACGAGCGGTTCGTCGACGCGCTGCTGGCCCGTGGCGTCACGCCGGTGCTCACGCTGAACCACTGGGACATGCCGCAGGCGCTGATGGCGGACGGCGGCTGGACAGCGCGGTCCTGCGTCGACGCGTTCGCCGAGTTCACGACCGCTGTCGCGGAACGCCTGGCCGACCGCGTCGAGTGGTGGATCACGCAGAACGAACCGTGGATCATCGCACTGCTCGGCTACCAGCTGGGGCTGCACGCGCCCGGCGTCCGCGACCTCGGCGCGTCGGTGGCGGCGGGGCACCACGTGCTGCTCGCACACGGCGCCGGCGCGGACGTGCTGCGCGCCCACCGGGGCGTCAGGGTCGGCGCGGCGCTCAGCCTGTTCCCGTGCGACCCCGCGACGCCGTCCGAGGAGGACGCCGCGGCCGCCTGGGGCTCGGACGGCTACGTCAACCGCTGGTACCTCGACCCGCTGGCCGGCCGCGGCTACCCCACCGACATGCGTGAGCACTACGAACGCGCGCTGGGCCGGCCACTGAGCGCGATCCGCGACGGCGACGAGGACGCCATCGCAGGGCGCAGCGACTTCCTCGGCGTGAACTACTACACCCGCCGCGTCATGGCGGCTGCACCGCCGGGGCCGTTCCCCTGGCGCGTCGTCGGCCCGGCCGGCGACGTCGCCCGCACTGACGAAGGCTGGGAGGTCGCGCCGGACTCGTTGCGCGACCTGCTGCTCCGGCTGCACCGCGACTATCCGTTCCCGCTGGTCGTGACGGAGAACGGTGGTGTGTTCGGCGACGCGCCGCTGCACGACGGGCGGGTGCGCGACGTGCGCCGGCAGGCGTTCCTGCGTGCGCACGTGCGGGCGATGGGCGAGGCGATGGCCGGTGGCGCCGACGTGCGCGGCTACCTGCACTGGTCGCTGCTGGACAACTTCGAGTGGTCGCTGGGTTACCGGCCGCGGTTCGGGCTGGTGCACGTCGACTACCCGACCGGGCGCAGGACGGTGAAGGACTCCGGCCGGCTCTACGCCCGCATCGTCGCGGCCGGCGGGCTGGACGGCATCGAGGAGGACGCGTGA
- a CDS encoding ROK family protein, with protein MDEQDSRASGRAVLSLDIGGTKLAVGVVTPDGAVHGLIVEPTRRWEGPDTVIRRLFDLGHRAVAAAALDEPIAAVGISCGGPLDSATGVLISPPHLPGWIDVPLGELTRQEFGVLAYLENDATAAALGEHRFGAARGLSTMIYLTISTGVGGGAVIDGRLHRGAAGNGGELGHLMVRPGGRTCSCGRRGCLEAYVSGTNIAERAAEGLRAGATSSLRVADPGPADPRPADLRPADPRPADLRPADPRPADPHDADPGPSGPRSADPGPADPHPTVDPHPADATSLTAADVAAAARAGDAFAREIWAETTDVLGQAVTDLVNVFEPDLVVLGGGVTRAGAMLLDPVAEAVARDAMPPAAKAARVVLAGLGDVVCVVGAGVVALDALDAADGPHAPAASAASAAPHGLDAPHGLDAPHGLDAPHGLDAPHGPHAADRSHAPHAPHAADAPGDRAAHAPQTSAAREDDHA; from the coding sequence ATGGACGAGCAGGATTCCCGCGCATCGGGGCGGGCGGTGCTGTCGCTGGACATCGGCGGCACCAAGCTGGCCGTCGGCGTGGTCACGCCGGACGGCGCGGTGCACGGCCTGATCGTCGAGCCGACGCGGCGCTGGGAGGGCCCGGACACGGTCATCCGCCGGCTGTTCGACCTCGGTCACCGGGCCGTCGCCGCAGCCGCGCTCGACGAGCCGATCGCCGCCGTCGGGATCTCGTGCGGCGGCCCGCTCGACAGCGCGACCGGCGTGCTCATCTCGCCGCCGCACCTGCCGGGCTGGATCGACGTGCCGCTGGGTGAGCTGACGCGGCAGGAGTTCGGTGTGCTGGCGTACCTCGAGAACGACGCGACGGCGGCCGCGCTCGGTGAGCACCGGTTCGGCGCGGCCCGCGGCCTGAGCACGATGATCTACCTGACCATCTCGACGGGCGTCGGCGGAGGCGCGGTCATCGACGGACGGCTGCACCGGGGCGCCGCGGGCAACGGCGGCGAGCTGGGCCACCTCATGGTCCGTCCCGGCGGACGGACGTGCTCGTGCGGGCGCCGCGGCTGTCTCGAGGCGTACGTGTCCGGGACGAACATCGCTGAGCGCGCGGCGGAGGGCCTGCGCGCCGGCGCGACCTCATCCCTGCGCGTTGCCGACCCGGGCCCCGCGGACCCGCGTCCCGCGGACCTGCGCCCCGCGGACCCGCGTCCCGCGGACCTGCGCCCCGCGGACCCGCGCCCAGCCGACCCGCACGACGCGGACCCCGGCCCCTCGGGCCCGCGCTCCGCGGACCCGGGCCCTGCGGACCCGCACCCCACCGTCGACCCTCACCCCGCCGACGCCACGTCGCTGACGGCGGCCGACGTCGCCGCGGCGGCACGGGCCGGCGACGCGTTCGCGCGGGAGATCTGGGCCGAGACCACCGACGTGCTGGGCCAGGCGGTGACCGATCTGGTGAACGTGTTCGAGCCGGACCTCGTCGTGCTCGGCGGCGGCGTCACCCGGGCCGGCGCGATGCTGCTCGACCCGGTCGCCGAGGCGGTCGCCCGCGACGCCATGCCGCCCGCGGCGAAGGCGGCGCGCGTCGTGCTGGCAGGGCTCGGCGACGTCGTCTGCGTCGTCGGCGCCGGCGTCGTCGCACTGGACGCACTCGACGCAGCGGACGGGCCGCATGCACCGGCCGCGTCGGCCGCGTCGGCCGCGCCGCACGGGCTGGACGCGCCGCATGGGCTGGACGCGCCGCATGGGCTGGACGCGCCGCATGGGCTGGACGCGCCGCACGGGCCGCACGCGGCGGACCGGTCGCACGCGCCGCACGCGCCGCACGCAGCGGACGCGCCAGGTGACCGCGCGGCGCACGCTCCGCAAACGTCGGCCGCACGGGAGGACGACCATGCCTGA
- a CDS encoding FAD-dependent oxidoreductase yields the protein MTDVVVYGATSGGVCAAVAAARAGASVVLLEPGRHVGGMTSGGLGYTDVGDVRVVGGMAGELRRAVADWYGVHVGHYAGPEPHVAEAIYLRWLDEAGVDVRFGAALAAASVVDGAIRSVELADGSQAAAAVFVDASYEGDLLAAAGVPYAVGREDRSLYGERYAGRQELVPGMHTVPPWISPFTDDGRPLPQLHDRPLAPVGSGDGGVMSYGYRVCLTTASDRVPFSRRDGYDDAYWELGRRLFDRWRRDGVEVRAGRLLGLEQNLPNGKCDGNSIGPFSLSVLDGSAWAYPTAGRAERERIRRHHLHHAQDFLWFLSHDPAVPSSVRSELSGWGYAADEFADTGHLPHQLYVREARRMLGEYVLTEHDLLPEPRPQHDVVAMGSYHVDIREVQRTWRWVAEHPKPVGMVFTEGYLSVPVRPYPIPYRALVPRFADCTNLLVPVCLSASHVAFASVRMEVQYQLLGHAAGLAAADAARTGRPVQSVDVARLQSALRDGGQVLAV from the coding sequence GTGACCGACGTCGTCGTCTACGGGGCTACGTCCGGCGGGGTGTGCGCGGCCGTCGCCGCGGCCCGGGCCGGCGCATCCGTCGTCCTGCTGGAGCCGGGGCGGCACGTCGGCGGCATGACGTCGGGCGGGCTCGGCTACACCGACGTCGGCGACGTGCGGGTGGTCGGCGGGATGGCCGGCGAGCTGCGTCGGGCCGTCGCCGACTGGTACGGCGTCCACGTCGGGCACTACGCCGGGCCCGAGCCGCACGTCGCCGAGGCGATCTACCTGCGCTGGCTGGACGAGGCCGGCGTGGACGTCCGGTTCGGCGCTGCTCTCGCGGCGGCGTCCGTCGTGGACGGGGCGATCCGGTCGGTGGAGCTCGCGGACGGCTCGCAGGCGGCCGCCGCCGTGTTCGTCGACGCGTCCTACGAGGGCGACCTGCTCGCCGCCGCGGGCGTGCCGTACGCCGTCGGTCGCGAGGACCGGTCGCTCTACGGCGAGCGGTACGCCGGGCGGCAGGAGTTGGTGCCCGGCATGCACACCGTCCCGCCCTGGATCTCACCGTTCACCGATGACGGCCGCCCGCTGCCGCAACTGCACGACCGCCCGCTCGCGCCGGTCGGGAGCGGCGACGGCGGCGTCATGTCGTACGGCTACCGGGTCTGCCTCACGACCGCGTCGGACCGGGTGCCGTTCTCGCGTCGCGACGGGTACGACGACGCGTACTGGGAGCTCGGCCGGCGCCTCTTCGACCGGTGGCGGCGCGACGGCGTCGAGGTGCGGGCCGGCCGGCTGCTCGGCCTGGAACAGAACCTGCCGAACGGCAAGTGCGACGGGAACTCCATCGGCCCGTTCTCGCTGAGCGTGCTGGACGGGTCGGCGTGGGCCTACCCGACGGCTGGCCGTGCCGAGCGGGAGCGGATCCGGCGGCACCACCTGCACCACGCGCAGGACTTCCTGTGGTTCCTGTCCCACGACCCGGCGGTGCCGTCGTCCGTCCGGTCTGAGCTCTCGGGCTGGGGCTACGCCGCCGACGAGTTCGCCGACACCGGGCACCTGCCGCACCAGCTGTACGTCCGCGAGGCTCGCCGGATGCTCGGCGAGTACGTGCTGACCGAGCACGACCTGCTGCCCGAGCCGCGGCCGCAGCACGACGTCGTCGCGATGGGCTCCTACCACGTCGACATCCGCGAGGTGCAGCGCACGTGGCGCTGGGTGGCCGAACACCCGAAGCCGGTCGGCATGGTCTTCACCGAGGGCTACCTGTCGGTGCCGGTGCGGCCGTACCCGATCCCGTACCGCGCCCTGGTGCCGCGGTTCGCCGACTGCACGAACCTGCTGGTCCCGGTCTGCCTGTCCGCGTCGCACGTCGCGTTCGCGTCGGTGCGGATGGAGGTGCAGTACCAGCTGCTCGGCCACGCCGCCGGCCTGGCCGCGGCCGATGCCGCACGCACCGGGCGCCCCGTCCAGTCCGTCGACGTCGCCCGCCTGCAGTCCGCCCTCCGCGACGGCGGCCAGGTGCTCGCGGTCTGA
- a CDS encoding LacI family DNA-binding transcriptional regulator encodes MGRRVNGDGSAAAELKRRATIKDVATAAGVSRSTASRALTGRGYVATDVRERVLAAADDLRYVPDATARYLKQQVSLSLGVLVSDLRNSFYARLAAGVGQAARTQGYSLVLAEDGGSAEAQVEAAETFVATRVAGVVVTPVSADVTTYLSRHRIPVIEVDRQFAADACDAVVVDNHRASSQVIAELIGLGHRRIALFIDETTWTTGRDRHAGYQAALTAAGIALDADLVVSSGWDVDASRAAAVALLRPSSRPTAVFAANNVLAEGVWRAANDLGLRIPDDLSLVSFDDAPWMSLVTPGLTAVAQDEAALGHAAVRRLLERIADPDAGPETVMMPTQIVHRQSTRAV; translated from the coding sequence GTGGGTCGTCGGGTCAACGGTGACGGCTCGGCAGCGGCCGAGCTGAAGCGCCGCGCCACCATCAAGGACGTCGCCACCGCCGCGGGGGTCTCGCGCTCGACCGCGTCGCGGGCGCTGACCGGGCGCGGCTACGTCGCCACCGACGTGCGCGAACGTGTGCTGGCCGCCGCCGACGACCTGCGCTACGTGCCCGACGCCACCGCCCGGTACCTCAAGCAGCAGGTCTCGCTGTCGCTCGGCGTGCTCGTCTCGGACCTGCGCAACTCGTTCTACGCCCGCCTCGCGGCCGGCGTCGGCCAGGCGGCCCGCACCCAGGGCTACAGCCTCGTCCTCGCCGAGGACGGTGGCTCGGCGGAAGCCCAGGTCGAGGCCGCCGAGACGTTCGTCGCCACCCGCGTCGCCGGCGTCGTCGTCACCCCCGTCTCCGCCGACGTCACCACCTACCTGTCCCGGCACCGCATCCCCGTCATCGAGGTCGACCGTCAGTTCGCCGCCGACGCCTGCGACGCCGTCGTCGTCGACAACCATCGGGCGTCCTCACAGGTCATCGCCGAACTGATCGGCCTCGGACACCGGCGCATCGCGCTGTTCATCGACGAGACCACGTGGACGACCGGCCGCGACCGCCATGCCGGGTACCAGGCGGCGCTGACGGCGGCAGGCATCGCGCTGGACGCCGACCTCGTCGTCTCTTCCGGCTGGGACGTCGACGCCTCCCGCGCCGCGGCGGTGGCGCTGCTCCGGCCGTCCTCGCGACCGACCGCCGTGTTCGCCGCCAACAACGTCCTCGCCGAGGGCGTCTGGCGGGCGGCGAACGACCTCGGGCTGCGCATCCCCGACGACCTCTCCCTCGTCTCCTTCGACGACGCGCCCTGGATGAGCCTCGTGACGCCCGGGCTCACCGCCGTCGCGCAGGACGAGGCCGCCCTGGGCCACGCGGCGGTACGACGGCTGCTGGAGCGCATCGCCGACCCCGACGCCGGCCCCGAGACCGTGATGATGCCGACGCAGATCGTGCATCGCCAGTCCACCCGCGCCGTCTGA
- a CDS encoding MBL fold metallo-hydrolase produces MSWSEIAPGVFRVRDTCNVYVVRSPNGRDAIAVDFGSGAVLDHLAEMGIERLTDVLMTHHHRDQGQGLPRAVAAGVAVHAPPVEQDLFAHVDDLWASRPIVNDYNLRQDKFSLLSSVPVAGVVPEYRTATYGGVEVRVLPTPGHTTGSVTYVVGGIAFTGDLIHAPGKVWSLAATQWSYTENEGPAMTVLSCYQLLDQPLDLLLPSHGEPMPDPRAALELLAERMQRYVDARRPHPWDLRGRLESPFRELTPHLLLNRTSNACSYVLLSETGNALLIDYGYDMTTGLPSGTDRASRRPWLASLPALRRQYGVARVEVALPTHYHDDHVAGLPLLRDVEGTKIWAPSTVAPILEHPEHYDLPCLWYDPIPVDRSLPVGESFRWHEYEITVHDLPGHTLYHAGFEFEVDGVRVLATGDQQEHLGVPGGRREVLNYQYRNLFRVGDYQRSAALYRRVAPGLMVSGHWEPRWVDDAYLALLTELGDELVELHEELLPLESVDFGAGGVAARITPYRSRVATGSTQRLDVVVRNPLPEKAEVTVRMVIPLGWSADPAEQVLTLAAGDEGTAAFDVTAGRTPRRRTPVAADLTVGELRLGQHVEALVDVVEP; encoded by the coding sequence ATGTCGTGGAGTGAGATCGCGCCCGGGGTGTTCCGCGTGCGCGACACCTGCAACGTCTACGTCGTCCGATCGCCGAACGGACGCGACGCGATCGCCGTCGACTTCGGCTCCGGCGCCGTGCTCGACCACCTCGCCGAGATGGGCATCGAGCGGCTCACCGACGTCCTCATGACGCACCACCACCGCGATCAGGGCCAGGGCCTGCCGCGCGCCGTGGCCGCCGGCGTCGCCGTCCACGCGCCGCCGGTCGAGCAGGACCTGTTCGCGCACGTCGACGACCTGTGGGCGTCGCGCCCGATCGTCAACGACTACAACCTGCGGCAGGACAAGTTCTCGCTGCTGTCGTCCGTCCCGGTCGCGGGCGTCGTGCCGGAGTACCGCACCGCGACCTACGGCGGCGTCGAGGTACGCGTGCTGCCGACGCCGGGGCACACGACCGGCTCTGTGACGTACGTCGTCGGCGGCATCGCGTTCACCGGCGATCTCATCCACGCGCCGGGCAAGGTGTGGTCGCTGGCCGCCACGCAGTGGTCGTACACCGAGAACGAGGGGCCGGCGATGACCGTCCTCTCCTGCTACCAGCTGCTCGACCAGCCGCTGGACCTGCTGCTGCCGTCGCATGGCGAGCCGATGCCCGATCCGCGGGCGGCGCTGGAGCTGCTGGCCGAGCGGATGCAGCGCTACGTCGACGCGCGTCGTCCGCACCCGTGGGACCTGCGCGGACGGCTGGAGTCGCCGTTCCGGGAGCTCACCCCGCACCTGCTGCTCAACCGCACCAGCAACGCGTGCTCGTACGTGTTGCTGTCGGAGACCGGGAACGCGCTGCTCATCGACTACGGCTACGACATGACGACGGGGTTGCCGTCGGGCACCGACCGCGCGTCGCGGCGGCCGTGGCTGGCGTCGCTGCCGGCGCTGCGCCGTCAGTACGGCGTCGCGCGGGTCGAGGTGGCGCTGCCGACGCACTACCACGACGACCACGTCGCCGGGCTGCCGCTGCTGCGCGACGTCGAGGGCACGAAGATCTGGGCACCGTCGACGGTCGCGCCGATCCTGGAGCATCCGGAGCACTACGATCTGCCCTGCCTCTGGTACGACCCGATCCCGGTGGACCGGTCGCTGCCGGTCGGCGAGTCGTTCCGGTGGCACGAGTACGAGATCACGGTGCACGACCTGCCTGGTCACACGCTGTACCACGCCGGCTTCGAGTTCGAGGTCGACGGCGTGCGGGTGCTGGCGACCGGCGACCAGCAGGAGCACCTAGGCGTACCCGGCGGCCGGCGCGAGGTGCTGAACTACCAGTACCGCAACCTGTTCCGCGTCGGCGACTACCAGCGCAGCGCCGCCCTGTACCGCCGGGTCGCGCCCGGGCTGATGGTGAGCGGCCACTGGGAGCCGCGCTGGGTCGACGACGCGTACCTCGCCCTGCTGACGGAGCTGGGTGACGAGCTGGTCGAGCTGCACGAAGAGCTGCTGCCGCTGGAGTCCGTCGACTTCGGCGCCGGTGGGGTGGCCGCGCGCATCACGCCGTACCGCAGCCGGGTGGCGACGGGCTCCACACAACGGCTGGACGTCGTCGTCCGTAACCCGCTGCCCGAGAAGGCCGAGGTCACCGTGCGGATGGTGATCCCGCTAGGCTGGTCCGCGGACCCGGCGGAGCAGGTGCTCACGCTGGCCGCGGGCGACGAAGGCACCGCCGCGTTCGACGTCACGGCCGGCCGCACGCCGCGCCGGCGCACACCGGTCGCGGCCGATCTGACCGTCGGAGAGCTGCGGCTCGGCCAGCACGTCGAGGCGCTGGTCGACGTCGTCGAGCCGTGA